One Hevea brasiliensis isolate MT/VB/25A 57/8 chromosome 5, ASM3005281v1, whole genome shotgun sequence genomic region harbors:
- the LOC110637800 gene encoding uncharacterized protein LOC110637800, which yields MPPGWGPPPGGPPGGPGICGCCDFLCNGICRIASSCMYFLCCCCILESCCGPVFGGPPPGGPPGGPFGPPPPGPPRF from the exons atGCCGCCAGGTTGGGGACCGCCACCAGGAGGACCTCCCGGAGGACCAGGGATTTGTGGCTGCTGTGATTTTCTCTGTAATGGCATATGCAGGATTGCATCTTCTTG TATGTATTTCCTGTGCTGCTGCTGCATCCTAGAGAGTTGTTGTGGACCAGTATTTGGTGGTCCACCTCCAGGCGGACCACCCGGAGGCCCATTTGGCCCTCCGCCTCCGGGACCTCCTCGGTTCTGA
- the LOC131179885 gene encoding uncharacterized protein LOC131179885, which yields MADNKNVISDVIPMMTKITEHKLNGSNYLEWSKTVRVYLRSIDKDDHLTKDPPTDDTQQTWLREDARLFLQLRNSIHSEVISLINHCEFVKELMDYLDFLYSGKGNISRIYDVCKAFYRAEKENKSLTAYFMDFKRVYEELNVLLPFSSDVKVQQAQREQLAVMSFLAGLPSEYETAKSQILSSSEISSLHETFTRVLRTESTQSSQPASSALISRNPNGQQGNRRGSRGGITGKCIISVMERLVLIRTQEESFVIIVMSLAIQNIIVRNFRGKISDHRWQIWQQRILRYLPLRKLFWYLQRILHSFPSIRHL from the coding sequence atggcagacaataagaatgttatttctgatgtgattccgatgatgactaagatcacggaacacaaacttaatggttcaaattacctggagtggagtaagactgttagggtctatttgcgtagcattgataaggatgatcaccttactaaagatccacctactgatgatacacaacaaacttggctaagggaggacgctcggttgtttttgcagcttcggaactcgattcacagtgaggtaattagtttaattaatcactgtgaatttgttaaagaattgatggattacttagattttctgtattctggtaaagggaatatctcccgtatttatgatgtttgtaaggcattctaccgtgctgagaaagagaataagtctctcacggcttattttatggattttaaacgggtatatgaggaacttaatgtattgttgccttttagttctgatgtgaaagttcagcaggcccaacgggagcaactggctgttatgagttttcttgcaggccttccttcagagtatgagactgctaaatctcagattctttccagttctgagatttcctctttgcatgaaacattcacacgggtccttcgtacagagagtacccaatcttcacagcctgccagtagtgctcttattagccgtaatccaaatggacaacagggtaatagaagaggaagtagaggaggaattacaggcaaatgtataatcagcgtaatggagaggctagttctaatcaggactcaagaggagtcatttgttattattgtcatgagcctggccatacaaaatataattgtccgcaacttcagaggaaaaatcagcgatcacagatggcaaatatggcagcagaggattctacggtatcttcctctgagaaaactgttttggtatctgcagaggattttgcacagttttcccagtatcaggcatctctaa